ATATGGTGATCCTAAACCCAAATTAAATCGatctttaaaaatttaagagtGGGATCATGATTTTCCCTAATCCTTAAGCTTTGAAGGGGAAAATCCTTTGGTAACTATCTTTAGAGCTATGGCTAAGGCTTAATTTGAGTTTTGAAGGGAAAATGTAGATTTTGGGTTGAAATTCCGTGCGGTTGACTTCAAGATGGTGCTCCTATCTAACGTACTGTACTTAACAACTCTGATTCTAAACTCCTCTATGCTCCTTGTCCTTGGTATGCCCTTAGTCAAAGATAGGACAAAAGGTGTCTCTTTATTGAGTTAACTACTATATGGATTTGGATATCTTCAGACAAAGTTAGCACCTCCTTGTAGAATTTTCCCGAAAGGCTCTTCAACAATAGCTGTTGAGTAATCTTATGATAAAACACCTAACCAAAGTTGTCATGAGATTATCCTAGCTATAGACTGACCCTTGAGGAATATATTAGAATGAGCTGagaccctctctctctctctggaaAAGCTCTGcgaattatcatttttttttttatcgaattcataatttttcctttcttttttctttatcaccAAATTAACCTTATAATTTCATACGATATCACATTTGGAGCCTCAATATAAATAACATCTCATTCAAGAAAACTTCCAAGTGTTTACTAGGATCCTTATCTCTAGTGTAAGGCTCTATGGGTAAAGGATTTAATCAGATACCAATCTATTATCTCTGTCACAACTAAGTGTTATGGGAAAGGATGGTTGAAAGAAATAGATCTCACTCCATCTATATGCTACAATTACATTAGTTATATTTATAGGTGTCAAAATTaggataaattatttaatgtgatGCTCAAGGCCTCGTAGGCATAATATTTCTTTGTCTTGGTGTAGCAACATTATAACTTACTCTAGACCTAGATATGATTCAATTTTCCTAATTCCATGTTAGAAGTCTTATACATGAGTGTTGATTTAGTTAACCCTACACAAATTGTGCACGAGAAAACTCGTTCTAATAATTAGGCTTAGGTCCAATCCAAAATAATTACTtatcacatttattattttatttttatttttaaatattttctgcacctcgtacatttttttttctgttggaTCCCACCCCGTGCACTCTAAAATGCGATGTTTTTGTATTAGCGCtctaagaaaaattagaaacttaCATATAATTTTAGCTAGAGTGTATTAAATAGATGGAAgagccaaacaaaaagaaaaaaagtgatagatataataattaataaaataaaagagaataaatatataaataataaacacacaatatttatttattataaattttaattatataaaataaatatttattatgcatAAAGCACGGACTaatcaaaatattgttttattttacataaatggTAAGACATAATCTAAAATTTGACCAATTAGTCAATGAAGCACATTTTCTACCTTGATAATTTaggtatgatttttaattattttatttcacaaatGACAAATGAATTagccaaaaaaggaaaaaattaaaattttctaacaatattactttttaaatatcaaaagTCCAATCTCTCATGGATTCTCTCTCACGGTTGTGCCAGTTCCACTTGCACCCACACGCAAACTCTATATATACCTCCCAACACTCTGAAGCCTAacagaaacaaaagaaacaagaaaacaaaacgCGATGGTTGACGTCGACGTTGGAACCTCGGACTCGCCGAAGCGCCACCACAACAACGGCTTCCTCGTAACAATATCGGCGGTTCTGGCGCTGCTAACAAAGCGCAGAGCAGCGAAGCCGACCAAAGAGGATGAGTGGAAGAAGGAATTGAAGAAGTCGCGGCCGAAGAAGCTTCTCAGCAACATAAGAAGCAAAGCGCTTTTCGGTCACAACCACAACAACAAGAAGAAGCTGCGAAGCGTGGAAGAGACACAACAAGGGTGGGGAAACGGCGGCGTTTGGCAGAAGGAGATTCTCATGGGTGGCAAGTGCGAGCCGTTGGATTTCTCGGGTGTGATTTATTACGATGGAAACGGGAAGCAGCTCAGCGAAATCCCTCTCAGGTCGCCACGCGCTAGCCCCATGCCCGGTTACCTCACGCGCCGCCTCTGAAATCTGAATGAGTCATCACCACCGCCATGCCGATCTTAGATTGTGCATGTCTCTATTTTTTGAGTAAATGttagtttattagttttataaatgCTGCAGATTCAAATCCCTTCCGTTTGTTTAGCTAGTTTAATTTTTAGGTTGTTGGAAACAATATTTGAAGACGTCGTTTTATAGTTTTAACGTGTCTAAGGTTTATTCCGGCACATGAggtaatatctttttttttattaaaaaagtaattattatgaaattccttcttcttcttttatttttttcatttccagcgatgtatatttttaattgagaagGATAGAAAGAGAGCCGCAAACAATCAGTATTTGtttctttgaaaaatgaaatacaGATAATATAATGAAATACATCGGTTTCCAAACacgactttatttatttataaattcggTGATTCCTTGCGAGtaagatatatatttcaaaGAGAATTGTATTTGATTAGGTCTAATCTGACTTTGATTCTCTTACAATGGCATCGGCACCAagtcatttaatttaaaaagctAGAAAGAGGAATGGAAGATTTGTCATATTGCTCTTTGGTCGGGTACAACGTACAACGTACAACGTACAACCCAttatgccttccaaaaaaaaaaaaccgtaaAACCCATTGTGTcgctcaacatttttttttcagaccaaacgtgttttaaaatatttgattttattattacctAGTCATAAGGATAACCTTTATCAttattttgggtgaaaaaatattttaaaagtaaatataatgaataatataatattaaatataaaatataaaattttacatgaatatacatatatatatatataatattataataaataagtttttttcatatctatatttatgtctttgtgtaaacaaaaaatatttatgtctaTAACTCcacatatataagtaaaaaactattaatgtataatttaatcttaattgattagttttatatttttattaattattatcatatcTATTGAACTTCTCTAATTAATAAGTTTCATGTTTCTATTTTcatgtttgaattttctaatcATTACCTTGTTTAATTGActaatttatctaattttaattcatttttcattctcttaGAGCAATAATTATTACTCTATTCAATTTtgacataaatatataatttaatcttaattgaataatttcaaaaaaattactaatttttatcATCCTAATTcatgaatttcatttttttattattatgttcaaAACATCTaatcattatcattttaatcgattgatttctttcattcttaactcattttcaaaatctctAATTACTATCAAGTGAAGAGATGCAAAAGTCATTTCGAAAATCTTTACatcttaaaaaagtttaaatatcactatattatatattttaatattaaatcatGAGAACATTATGGTTAATACACATATAATTAGCCAGCTATGTGTTTTATATGCTTGTTTTTGCCAAAACCATACATAACTTtggatataattaaaattgattttgttaaaatttatccaATATGTTGTAGCATGCTTTTGTTGGTTTCTCTAAAAGGGAATTTAAACTTATCGTGCGAAAATATGTTTGGTAGCGGCGATTGATGAAAGAATGGagtaagagaataaaaaaactaaaatacttTTCTGTTTTGGCATTTGTGTCACGGGGAAAAGGATTGGCAAGAAGTTTATCGGACTCCCACCACAACAATTCGTCcattttggatgaaaaaataaataaattgacgGCACAGtaagtaaaatattaaattacccatatttttatgcactttttttattattatgaatatttATGTCATTCTATATAtacacattttctttctttcacctttccacacaatcaaacaaaaaaaagaagatatttttttattaattttttttatcaaacaacttaaaaactatctcatttttctttcttttcactttttttccccAAACCAAACAACGTTATAACGATCTTACCAGTTATACAACATCTCCAAACACAGCATCAATTAACGATTTATGTTCTAAGATGAGAATACGAAAACGAAATTCTGTTAATTTGAGACTTCGAAGTTTGAAACCTACAAATTCAacacttaaatattttattttgttttatgtttaacgGAACTTATTACAATCTTTTGTAATTGTTTTGTCAAGTATTCAAATGCTGTTTAAGCTGCAAAATGTTtcaatatatatgttattttgttgAATGGGTCAAGGACACAAGAGTTAATAATTACATTATATCTATAGTATGACGAAATGTACAAATGCTAGTATTTTATAAGTTGCATCGTATGATAAaatgacatataaatctgtgcacatgatttaaaattataagtcgGGTAAAACATGAATACATATGAAGATGAAACCAAgtttttatcaacaaaatatGGAACATTGATGGACGTACATTCTATTCTGGCATGTCCTCTTCTCCTTAATGATTCTGGTCAAATCTAAGTCGGTAGTTGACTACAAATTTTGGTGTGTAGTTGACATAAGCCATTGAAGAAAAGTTTGTGTCTGACCCGTTCATCAATCACCATACAGAAAATTGTCCTTTGCATCACGCGGAGTCAAATGCTCAAATCGCTTCTTGCGTGTAGTTGGGGGAACCCTTCAAAAAGAAAAGCATAATAATCTATAATTATCCAGAAAGATATATAGATGTCATGTgacattttttgtcatttttattccatattttctccttgttttttcttttactttctacattatttttttgaaaatattgagCATTGGCCGTGCAAAGCACTGCTACTGTACGTATGATAGTGTCATTAATGTAGATGAAGATCACTTTTAACTTGTGAAATTTTTTCACCCTGTTTCAGttctaattttattcttttgtttcaGCAATGTCACCAAGGACACCTAAAAAATTTGACCATCAAATCTGGTTATTGTACAAAGTCAAAGGGCTGCAAGTCACACGTTCCTTTTTCCTTTGTATGAGAAGAGGCAAACTCATTTTCCTTTAAATCTTTTCATAATAAGGAAGAATATTTTACATAAACacgtattattatatatataatttgtttgttaaggcattttactaatttataaGATACTTTGATTGGCTTGTTAGCTAATTTTTATTcgatatataaatttattttaataacttataacttatttttacaCGTCACTTTAAGTAGTTTATACaagtacatataattttaaaaagtagtttttagaattatgttattttgttaaaacatagttctaaaatttcttttcataattgatacatgttattttttgaaaagtaattttcaaaactgttttaacaaaatatgtataatttaaaaattactttccaGAATTGATTTATGTTGTtacgaaaataattataatttttaataggcCAATCTTCGTTCACCAAGCAATgtacataatatattattttttacacaataaaaataatcacaatCACAGTTCAAAGTTGTTGACACATTATCATTATGAGGTTTCTTCTCACATTTTATCCATTGAGAATTTCAAATACAAGTTATCAATATCTCGATATCTAACATCAAAATAAGAATGTGTCCAACCATTAGAGATTAGTGATTATTGCAACTCCTATAGGAGAGTACATTCCATATCTATCAAAATTTACTTTCCagaataatatatatcaatttcaaaaagtaactttttcaactatttgttattttgttaaaacGTAGTCATAGAAATTTCTTTCCACAATTGATATTTCAGCAAGTAACTTGCCAaactatattttaacaaaatatacatataatttctaaaattaatttccaGAATTTCTTTATGTTGTtacgaaaattaatttttggaacCATGAACCCAtttgatttgttaaaattataatattagatAGGACAAGAAgaacaacacaaaataaaaacacaattttttatcttatgcaTTGTTTGACAAATAATGGATCATAcaagtaaataatataaaatttactaaaatacataatattaaatatcttaatataatatatatcaaatttaatgtgtttaccgaaataaaaagagatagagattagaataaataaaatctagtgtTTCCTTGTTAAAATGATTACATTggttaattactattttttttgttattaaagaTATAGAAACAAATAtacatgtgtttttttaatactttataaatgagacaaaaaaatatcttgtgaTTTTATGAGTAACAAAAAGTAGAGATTTTGTCTTGTACTCGTCTACTTGATTTGTGCTGTCTTCTAATCTTTTTCAAATCAATCATGgagcaaaaatatttattctatctAGTACCATGAATGAAACAATTGATTTTTAGAactatattttaacaaataaaaagatattgttagcaatacaaaacataaaaagaagGGAAGGAGTGTACTTAGAAAACAAAGGTATAATTATTCTCTCCCCATTGGACCAAGACCAACTTCATATTAGAAAAGGCTCCTACTATTTACACCCCCTTTTCTCCTAAGTAAACCCCCTTACCCCTTTCTACCCTTATgccattttttcttaaaaaagtacACCACTTTTGCTTTTTAGAAATTTGTTTTTGGAATTATATATAGCTATTCTGGAAATGTATCTCTAGAACTCTGATTCATAGTTCTAGAGATATATTTTCGGAATAgggatatatttttcaataaaatatcactTAATTAAGATGgttaatgagaaataaaaaataataaacgcTTATCTTATACTTATGTTCGTTAATCTTATTTTCATCATATCATTAGTGTTctataaattttatctaaaatcttATTTCCATCGTATCTACATTATTctttaaatcataattttaaagtatctttatcatatatttattatataatattatatttttcatcattcttatatatttttatgtttttttttcatgtgataATGTGTTTTAAGATACGTTCATCACCGACTTCACATGGTACTAAATCATTGATGTATacttagattaaaaaataaatgaacaaacttaaaagaaagaaacCATCATCAATAGCTTTACTTTGTAATTAAAGTgtataatatatgaaattagTGATGAACATA
This genomic interval from Glycine max cultivar Williams 82 chromosome 5, Glycine_max_v4.0, whole genome shotgun sequence contains the following:
- the LOC100527712 gene encoding uncharacterized protein LOC100527712, whose protein sequence is MVDVDVGTSDSPKRHHNNGFLVTISAVLALLTKRRAAKPTKEDEWKKELKKSRPKKLLSNIRSKALFGHNHNNKKKLRSVEETQQGWGNGGVWQKEILMGGKCEPLDFSGVIYYDGNGKQLSEIPLRSPRASPMPGYLTRRL